A stretch of DNA from Halolamina litorea:
CCTCCGGCGGATCAGCGTAGAGCCCGTTGTCCGGGAACCCGTCGATTCGGCAGTCGAGGAACGTCACGTCGCCGTGGTTGTCGTCGCCGACCTCACAGCCGGTCACGCCCGGTTCGGTGGAGCCGTCGGGAAGGCTGAGCCGGTGGACGAACCCCTTGCCGTCGGGCGACGTCACGTCGAGTCTGAACACGTCCTGTGGCACGTCGACGACGCCGTCGACCGAAAGGTCCCGGAGAACGACGAGGTCGTTGGCCGTCGCGGAGATGGGACGGGCGCCGGTGTTCTCGGCGGTGAAGTCGAAGGTGAACCCGCGGACGAGGAGGCTCGACAGCGGGTCGGGATAACCGACGGTGAGCAGTACCGTGTCGAACCCCTCCGCCGGGACGATGGTGGCGTCGTCGCCCAAGAGCCCGAGTCGGCCGGGGCCGGCATCCGTGTCGGTCGCCCCATTGAGCGCGACGGTGTCCTCGATCCGGTACTCACCGGGCGGAAAGTACAGCAGCGTCCCATCGTCGGCGTGCTGTTTGAGCAGGTCGTCGATGGGTTGGTTCCCGTCGGTGTCGGCCCCCAGATCCGCGAGGTTCGTGACCGAGTCGAGCCCCCATCGGTCGGCGACGGTCTCGGGGTGGCTCGACTGGACGCGTTCGCGGTAGTCCCACGGCTCCGGCGTACTCGTTGTCGGGTCGCCCATCGTCGCCGGCGGGTCAGTCTCGGGACGTTGAGGCGAGTCACTCGGGCCGGTACCTGCACACCCGACGAGACTCACGCTGCCGAGACTGCCGAGCCAGCCGAGAAGCTGACGGCGGTTCATCTGTGGGACACTGTGACTGCCGCTACCTTCGTTATGCGGCGTCGATTCGGGTTCCTCACGGTGGTACTGGCCCGGCCGCCGGTCGGCGTTCTGTTGGGTAAAGGAACTGTTACTCGGCGGGGAACGCGCGGCGCAAGCGTCGCCGGCGGTGGGGCCGTGGCGCCGAGGAGCCACGATGTGGCTAACGAAGACGCCGGCTCACGTAGACGACGTATGTCACTGATGGGCGTAGCGAACGCGACGGTGTTACAGTTCTTCTCGGGACAGTTCCTCGAGTTGGCGATCCTCTTTTTCGTCCTCGCCGTCGTCGCCGCGATAGTCGGCGCCCGCGGCGTCGCCGGGGTGAGCATGGCGGCCGCCCGCTGGCTGATCATCGCGTTCCTCGTGTTGGCGCTGATCACCGCGATCCTGTGAGGCAGGGTGGGCTCGCCGGCAGCACCGCTCGGGGACAGTATGGTACTCATTTACAAACTTAATCGCCGTCCTTCTTCGGTGGTATGCGACTCGACTGCCCCCACTGTGGTGCGCGCCTGCTGGTCTCTGCGGCGGAGCGCGCCATCCAGAACGCACCAGGAGTGGATAGCCGGCTCCAAGGCGGGGAGTACACCTGCAACGAGTGTCAGAGCGACCTCGACGTGTACTACTTCTGACCGCGTCGCGGTCGTTGGCCGGGAGCCCGCCGGGCGCTCGGCCGGCAGGGAGCGCGTAGGGGCCGCAAACCGTGCGGTAATCGCCACTTTACAATACTGCAATCCGTCCAAGGGGTAACCGGGACCGGCCGAGTCAACCACGACGTTGGCCTGTTCCATTCCCCCCCCCCATCCCGATCCTGACCCCGAGCGGGGAGGTGCTTTCCTCACCTCCCCGTCCCCCCTTTCGACGACCTGAACGAGACCCCAAGCGACGGCCGCGGGAGCCGTCACCGCCGGGAACAGCAGTTGGCGCATCAATCAAATTTATAACTATTAGCCGCAATTGATACGAGATAGAGCACGATGGAGTCGGAGCCAAGGACTGAGACAGATATCCGTCTCGACGCTGTCAGCCACGCCGCGCGTCGGCGGGTGCTGTATACCCTGTTGGCCGCACGCTGGAACGGCAGTTCGGGTGTCAGTATCGGCTCGATCTACCCCGAGCGTGGCGAGAACCAGGTGGTGGAGCTGTACCACCTCCACCTCCCGAAGCTCGAGTCGGGCGGGTTCGTCGGCGTCGACAGGGAGCAGGACCGCGTAGAAGTCGGCCCTCGGTTCGACGAGATCGTTCCGCTGCTCGACCACTTGGCGGAGGACGCCGCCACAGAGTACGGGACGGTCGGCTGCCGGGAGCGCTAGCGGGCACCGCGGCGCCGCGAGAACCATGCGGTCAGCGGGAGCAGTCAGCGTTTTTCAAGGTGGAGCCTCCGGCCTCAAGGAGCGACCGAAGCGTAGCGAAGGGAGCGAGTAGGCCGGAGAGGAAACCGACATGGTACGACACAACCGGCAGACTGCGACCGGCAAACTCCCATATGTTCAAGTACCGTCTACCCTTCTCTGAAGTCATGGACGTGCGTCGAACTGCCGTCGTGAAACTCGACCTTTCCGACGAGCAACGCGACGCACTCCATCGAACCGCCGAGCAATACCTGTACTGTGCAAACCGAACTGGCGACTACTGTTGGTCCGACATCTCCTACACCGAGTGCAAGACCAACAAGCGAGAGGTTCGTGACGCGCTCTACTCCAAACTTCGAGAGGAGACGGACCTACAGGCACAACTCGTCCAAGCCGCCATCAAACGCGCTGTCGAAGCCGTCAAAGGCGTTATTGAACGGTGGAAGAAGGGACAGCGTGTCTCTTGCCCGACATTCACCGCCAAGACGATGGACTACGACGCGCGGAGCGCGACCTTCTACCGAAACAAGGTGTCGCTGGCAACTGTTGAGGGCCGCGTCGAACCGTCGTTCGTTCTCCCAGCAGACAGTCCGACGCCCTACGAGCGGTACGTACTCCCAGAGGACTACGAGTTCCGCGAGAGTACGCTTCGGTACGACGCGGCCACTGACGAGTTCTACATCCAACTTTCGACGCGGCGGATAGACGGCGACGAAGAGGTTCCGGCAGATACCGAGCACCCCGACCAAACGGTCCTCGGTATCGACCTCGGCGTCAACAGTCTCGCGGTCTCCTCAACCGGCACGTTTTGGCAGGGAGACGACTACAACCACTGGTGCCGCGAGTTCGAGAAACGACGTGGAGAGATGCAACAGCGCGGCACACAAGCCGCGCACAACGCCCTGCTTCGACTCGGAAAGCGCGAAGATGCGTGGCGCAAACAGTACATCCACACGGTCGCTAACGAGCTTGTCGCGGAAGCCGTCGAACACGACTGTGACGTAATCGTGTTCGAGGACTTGAGCGGCATTCGAGAGCGTCTTCCGCACGCGAAGTGGCATCACGTTTGGGCGTTCCGACGCCTGTTCGAGTACGTCTCCTACAAAGCACCCGAGCAGGGCGTCTCTGTGGAGCAAGTCGAGCCGAACCACACGTCTCAACGCTGTTCTCGGACGGATTGTGGGTTCACGCACGAGGACAACCGCCACGGGGAACACTTTGAGTGCCAGAAGTGTGGCTACGAGGTGAACGCGGACTACAACGGCGCGAAGAACATCGGGCTACGGTACGCTCGAAAGCGGACACACAGACTCCGTTCCTCGCCCACGTCGGGGAGCGGAGACGTAGAAGTAGACCTGCGTGTGAATGGTGGGACGTTGAACGGCGAGAGTCACCGGCCTATTGCTGGTGACTGATTGCTGGGAGTCCACATCAAAGCCCCATCACCAGAAATCGGTGATTTCTGGTTAGCAGTCAGAACACGACGCGTTCTGACGACACCCTCAAGGACCGAGGCGCGTATGCGCCGAGGGAGTAGGGTGGGGTAGTTTACCGGACCGTACCGAGGTCCCGAACCGAAGCCTCGTCGACGATCATGAACGCGTCCTCCGCCAGCAGGTCCTCGTCGGTGGGGAGCACCAGTGCCCGGTTCTCGCCGTTCGTGTTGGTGCTGATCACGTCGAGTTCGACGACTTCGTAGCCGAGGTCGTCGGTGGGGTCCGGGTCCTCCGAGACGTCCCACCAGTCCGTCGAGGGGTCGTGTTGCATCAGGCGTTCCTCTCGATGTCGACGACGGCGTCGCCGTCCACGGTGATGCCAGTCACGTGACCGTCAAACCGGTAGGCGTCGACGCCGCTGCCGACCAGGCCGATGACCTTCCCGTCCTCCGCGAAGTCCTCAACGCGGCTCCACATGGTGCCGTCCTCGGTGGGCTGGCTGGCCTCCGTGTCACGGGCGACCGAGCCCGAAACCGTGAACGTGTAGGTGGTCAGGCCGTCGGTGTCGCCGTCGATGACGATCTGGTTGGGCAGCGTGTCGGCGGTCTCGCTGTCGCCGTCCGTGGTGCTGTCCGTCGATCCGTCGGTCGACCCGTCCGTGGAGCTGTCCGTCGAACCGTCCGTGGAGTCGTCGGTCGATCCATCCGTGGAGTCGTCCGTCGACCCATCCGTGGAGTCCCCATCAGTACTGGAGCCGAAAGCGGTCGGGTCGACGACCTCACCGTTGACCAGCACGTCGAAGGCGTAGTCCTGGTCGTCCCAGTCGAACGACTGGATCGTACCGTCGACGAGGTAGGCGTCGCCGTAGCCGTCGTTGCCGGTGAAGCCGGTGACCGTCACCGTACCGTCGGCGTTCTGGACGACCGTGTCACCGTTGCCCGACGTGATCATGTCGGAGGTCTCGTGGAGTTCCGCGCTCCCGTCGACCACGAACTCGTAGTTGAGCGGGCCGGACTGGCGTGCGACCACTTCGACAGTGTCGGCGCCCGTGCTGTCGTCCCCGGTGGAGCTGTCGGTCTTGCCGGTCAGGTCCGCGAACGTCGTCGTCGTCCCGTCGACCGAGAGGTCGATTGTCGCCGCCGCCGGGACACTGTAGTCGACCACGCTCCCGCTGAAGCGGAAGGAGTCGAGTTCGTCGGGCGCGAGCACGCTCGTCACCGTCGCCGTGCCGTCGCCGTTGTCGACGACGGTGTCGCTGTCGGCCTCCGCCTCGCCGGCGAGTTCGGCCGAGCCGTCGACCGTGAAGTTCACTTCGGCCGTTTCGGCGTTATCGGGGCTGGCGTGGAGGGCGAGCGTGTGGTCGAGGGAGGAGTCCTCGGTGGTGCTGCCGGAGCCGCTGCCCCACGGGCCAATGTCCGTGCCCACGCCGTCGATGTCGTCGGCCGACGCGTAGCCGGTGACCGCCGACGGGAGCGGGAAGGTGACGCTGTCGTCCTCGGTGAGCCCCGAGCCGTCGTAATCGGGCTCGATCGTTCGGCTGCCCGAGCCGGCGACGGTACAGTTCTCGATGGTCACGTCCATCTCGCCGCCGGACTTGTCCCGCACGATGTCGCGGTCCGAGTCGTTGTAGAACGCACAGTCGCGGATCTCGACGGTCGCGCCCGCGGCGCCGTCGTGAAGCTCGATCAGGTCGGCGGTGCCGTCCACGTCGAGGTAGATGAACCAACAGTTCTCGATCAGCAGGTCCGCGGGGTGACGCAGTCGGATCCCGCGGGCGTGTGGGACGTTCGTGTCGTCGTTCTCGACCTGCTGGGTGACCGCGATCAGGCTGTTGCGGATGACCGTCCGTTCGTCCTCGTCGGTGCCGTCTCGGTGGCCGACGCGGATGTTGGCGATGTTGTTGTTCACCGCCGCGCAGTTCTCCATCGTGACCGGCGGCTTGTCGAGGTAGGCGCCGTTGTTCACCATCCACCCCCACGCGGAGTTCCGAACCGTTAGGCGGTCGTTACCGCCGTCCGGCGTGTACATCGCCCGGTCCTCGCTCTCCTGCCCCCCCTCGGGCCAGATGAGCCCGTCGACGGTCGCACCGGGGTGAAGGTTGATCCCGGACTTCGGGTCGTGGTTCGACCCGCGGACGACAACGTTCTCGAGGCGACCCTCGATCGACCCGTCCATGGTCCCGGATTCGAGGTTGAGCACGACGTCGCCCGGACTCCCCTCACCGACGATGGCCTCGCCGCTGTCGTTGCGGAGGCCGTCGCCGTCCCACGAGTACTCGCCCGCGGGAATCGTCACGTCCCCGCCCGAGAGGTTCACGTCGGCGGCGGTCGCGCTCCCCATGATCCCGCTCAGACCGCCGAGTGCCGCGGTGGCGCCGACCGCCTTCAGCATCGACCGGCGGCCCAGCTGTCGCCCCGCCGACTCGTCCGTCGCGTCGTTGGTAGGATCGTCCTTTCCCTGACCGTCGTCGCCATGGCGTTCTGCCATGGACGGGTAGAGAGAGATTACCCGAAAAGGTATTTTGACGGGCTGGGGCCCAGTCGGCGGTAAAACGGGCCTACTTGGCGACGAATGCCATTCAGTTCTGAACCGAATCCAGACCGGATCAAGACGAGATCGAAACCCGATGTCGGAAGACTGGCGACCGGCAGAGCTGACGCGCACGCCGACCAGTAGGACGGGTTATACGTTCAGTAGGGCCTTTCGAACGATTCGGTAACCACGTTCTACAGCCGGTAGGACGGTCCATACGGGTTGAAGAGGCGGAGAACGGCGTCGATCGGCTGTCGGTCCGTCGACGTCGACGGCGGGGCCGCGATCGCGGGAACGCCGGATGGGCCCCGGCCGCGGCGTCATCGTCGCGCACGGGCCCGTTTCGGTAGGTCGGTCGTACGGCTCGGGGAGGGGTACCTGCAGTGGTCACGATATCCATAACAATTGCTGGGGGCGGGGAACACGGCTCCCGTGTCACCCCGAGTATCGACCGAGATGGAGACGCTGCTTATCGGCCTCGACGGGGTCTGTCGGGACGTGCTCGAGCCGATGTTCGACGCCGATCGGCTGCCGGCGCTCGCCTCGCTGTTCGAGGACGGGGTCGTCGGCGACCTCGAATCGCAGGTGCCGCCGTGGACCCCGAGCGCGTGGCCGTCGCTGTACACGGGTGTCAACCCCGGGAAGCACGGCGCGTTCGACTTCCTAGCGTTCGACGGCTACGACTGGGGGCTGGTGAACCGGACCCACGTGCGCGAGCACGCGATCTGGGAGCTACTGGATCGCCACGATACCTCGAGCGTGGTCGTGAACGTGCCCGTGACCGGCCCACCCCGTGAGTTCGACGGCGCGCTCGTGCCCGGCTACGTCAGTCCGGAGCCGCCCACCTGTCACCCGGAGGGACTGCTCGACGAACTCGAAGCGGAGCTCGGGGAGTACCGCGTGTACGCCCCGTCCGGCGTCGAGGGCGACGAAGCGATCGAGTGGTACCGGCGGCTGGTAGAGATGCGCGGGGAAGCGTTCCGACTGCTCGCCGAGCGCGAGGACCCGACGTTCGGCTTCCTCCAGTTCCAGCAGACCGACACGGTGTTCCACGAGCGGCCGGCGGACGAGACGGCCGTTCACACCGTCTTCGAGGCCGTCGACGAACAGGTCGCCGAGACGCTCGAGGCGTGTGACCCAGACCGGGTGATCGTCGCCAGCGACCACGGCATCGGCCCCTACAGCGAGGACGAGTTCCGGGTCAACGAGTACCTCGCCGAGATGGACTACCTCCGCACGACCACCGGCGAGGGCGGGATGCCCTCCTGGAGCAGCATCGTCAGGGAGAAAGAGGAGTCCGCTTCCTCGGTCGGCGGCCGGCTGGTGGCACTCGCGGCCACGCTGGGAATCAGCAGCCAGCGGATGGGCGATCTGCTGGACCGCCTCGGCCTGAAAGACTTCGTCCTCCGGCACGTCTCGACGGGGACGGTCCGGGCCGGCTCCGAGCGCGTCGACTTCGCGGACTCGGCGGCGTACATGCGTTCGCGCACCGAGTTGGGCGTCCGGATCAACAAGGCCGGCCGGGACCCCTCGGGAGTCGTCGCGCCCGCGGAGTACTCGGCAGTTCGGGACGACCTGATCACCGCGCTGAACGAGGCGCGGGCACCCGACGGCGAGCCGATCTTCGACGACGTGGCGCCCGCCGAGGAGTTCTTCGATGGGCCCTACGCCGACGAAGCCGTCGACATCGTCACGATCCCGGCGGGGTTCGACCGCCTGCTGTCGGCGGCGATCCGTGGCGAGGTGTTCGGCGACCCGCCAGACGAGTGGAACCACAAGCGGACGGGCATCGTCGCGATGACGGGCGACGGCGTCGACGAGACTGCGGGTCTCGACGGCGCGCACCTGTTCGACGTGGCGCCGACGGTGCTCTCCTCGCTCGGGCTGCCACCGTGTGACCGCATGGACGGGGGCACGCTCGCCCCCATCGACGGGGTCGAGCCGGAGCCGTACGCGCCGTTCGACCCGCGGCTCGAACGGACCGAAGACGACGACGTGACCGAGCGGCTCTCACAGCTCGGATACATCGACGACAATGAGTATTGAGGTAACCACGGTCGACGACGCGGGAAGGTGGAACGAACTGTTGTCGGAGACGGCGGGGGCGGCCGCGTTCCACCACACGGGGGCACTGGAGGTGTTCGAAGCACACAGCGCCGGGACGTGTCACCGTCTCGTCGGGCTGAAAGGCGAGGAACCGGTCGGGCTGTTCCCGGTGTTCACGATGCGGAAGGGCCCGGCGACTGCGGCGGTCTCGCCGCCGCCGAACCTCAAACTCCCGTATCTCGGACCGCAAGTGCTCAACCGCCAGTCACCCAAGCGGCGACGGCGGGACAAGCGGAACCGCCGGTTCGTCGATGCGTGTCTCGACTGGCTGGCGAGCGAACACAGTCCGAACTACACGTCGATCCGGACCGCGCCGGGCTACGATGACGTCCGGCCGTTCATCTGGCAGGAGTACGAGACGACGCCGCGGTACACATACGTCGTGGACATCGACCGGGATCCCGAGACGCTCCTGTCGGCGTTCAGTACTGACGCCCGGCGGAACGTCACCGACGAGTACGACGTGGAGTACGAACTGACCGAGGGGAGCATCGACGACATCGACCGCATCGTCGAGCAGGTCGAGCAGCGCCACGCGGAGCAGGACGAGTCGTACCCGCTGGACGCCGCGGTCGTGCGCGATCTCTACCGGTCGCTCCCGGAGGGTGTCGTCCGGCCGTACGTCTGCCGTATCGACGGATCGTTCACTGGCGGCGTCATCAACATGGAGTACGGCGACCACGCCGTGCGCTGGGTTGGCGGGGCGAAGGTGTCGGCGGACCTTCCGGTGAACGACCTGCTCGACTGGGCGTACATCACCGACGCGATGGAGCGGGACGTGCTGACCTACGACCTCGCCGGGGCGAACAACCCGCGTATCGCCCGGTTCAAGGCGAAGTTCGCGCCGGACCTCGTCCCCTACTACCGGCTGGAGAACGGGACGCGAACCATGTCGACGCTCTCGAAGCTGTACGGGAGCCTCAGCGGGTGAGTGCCAGCACGGAGTCGGCTGACCGGACAGTCGGTGAAGAGAGGGCGGCGCCGATCAGTCGCTGATCGACGGTACGTCCGGGGGCGACTCCGTCAGCGGGGAGAGGAGTGCCGGGCCCACGATGTCGATCCCGTAGGCGTCGGCGATACTGAGTGCGCCAGTGTCGAACCCGACCGCCGAGACGACGATCACGTCCTCCGGGGCGGCGACTTCCGCGTAGACCCCGAGCAGCGTCGAGGCCGTGATCTCCCCCGCCTCACCCGGGACGGCGAGGATGATCCGTGGGTTGGCCGCGCGGACGAACAGTACCACGCCCGCCTCCACGGGTCGAGTCACGTCACCGGTTCCGGGCGGTAGCTCCGCCTCGGAGGGCCTGACGACCTCCCAGCCGTACTCCCCCCACGTACGTGCGACGACCCGAGCGAACGCCTCCGCGTCGAGTTCGCGGAACTGATCGACCGTGCTGGAACTCATCGTCCCCCGGTGACTGCCGGCCTCAATCGCCGCGTCGGATCGCGGACCCGTCGTCCCGTTCGATGTCGTACCATCAACAACGCAACACAATCGGGTTTGGCTTGGTTATACACTTCTTACCCATCGATTTCTGGGGTTCCGAGGTCGTTCGCGGAAGGTCGAAAAAGCGGCCTGCGTCGGCGGCGTCGATGCTCGTC
This window harbors:
- a CDS encoding right-handed parallel beta-helix repeat-containing protein — translated: MGDPTTSTPEPWDYRERVQSSHPETVADRWGLDSVTNLADLGADTDGNQPIDDLLKQHADDGTLLYFPPGEYRIEDTVALNGATDTDAGPGRLGLLGDDATIVPAEGFDTVLLTVGYPDPLSSLLVRGFTFDFTAENTGARPISATANDLVVLRDLSVDGVVDVPQDVFRLDVTSPDGKGFVHRLSLPDGSTEPGVTGCEVGDDNHGDVTFLDCRIDGFPDNGLYADPPEGSIKVHGGSFRNNGVASVRITTSEPSEVRGVHVRCDDADAVGKNMRGIRLRGGHDHVVEDCLVEMLKVPSSDGAITIASELESATIRNCRIRVDADGVNALRVKQPNSGAGESVRHGPFGFENVRITGDAAGGAAVQASGRENCSFRGLCIHQPGDDRDGIVTTGVGGEVVDTCVSVTNEPLSFSNSTIERRNVRLSSTPDEKNCDDEGAYQPLGPLRP
- a CDS encoding DUF1328 domain-containing protein, with the protein product MGVANATVLQFFSGQFLELAILFFVLAVVAAIVGARGVAGVSMAAARWLIIAFLVLALITAIL
- a CDS encoding RNA-guided endonuclease InsQ/TnpB family protein codes for the protein MDVRRTAVVKLDLSDEQRDALHRTAEQYLYCANRTGDYCWSDISYTECKTNKREVRDALYSKLREETDLQAQLVQAAIKRAVEAVKGVIERWKKGQRVSCPTFTAKTMDYDARSATFYRNKVSLATVEGRVEPSFVLPADSPTPYERYVLPEDYEFRESTLRYDAATDEFYIQLSTRRIDGDEEVPADTEHPDQTVLGIDLGVNSLAVSSTGTFWQGDDYNHWCREFEKRRGEMQQRGTQAAHNALLRLGKREDAWRKQYIHTVANELVAEAVEHDCDVIVFEDLSGIRERLPHAKWHHVWAFRRLFEYVSYKAPEQGVSVEQVEPNHTSQRCSRTDCGFTHEDNRHGEHFECQKCGYEVNADYNGAKNIGLRYARKRTHRLRSSPTSGSGDVEVDLRVNGGTLNGESHRPIAGD
- a CDS encoding alkaline phosphatase family protein, encoding METLLIGLDGVCRDVLEPMFDADRLPALASLFEDGVVGDLESQVPPWTPSAWPSLYTGVNPGKHGAFDFLAFDGYDWGLVNRTHVREHAIWELLDRHDTSSVVVNVPVTGPPREFDGALVPGYVSPEPPTCHPEGLLDELEAELGEYRVYAPSGVEGDEAIEWYRRLVEMRGEAFRLLAEREDPTFGFLQFQQTDTVFHERPADETAVHTVFEAVDEQVAETLEACDPDRVIVASDHGIGPYSEDEFRVNEYLAEMDYLRTTTGEGGMPSWSSIVREKEESASSVGGRLVALAATLGISSQRMGDLLDRLGLKDFVLRHVSTGTVRAGSERVDFADSAAYMRSRTELGVRINKAGRDPSGVVAPAEYSAVRDDLITALNEARAPDGEPIFDDVAPAEEFFDGPYADEAVDIVTIPAGFDRLLSAAIRGEVFGDPPDEWNHKRTGIVAMTGDGVDETAGLDGAHLFDVAPTVLSSLGLPPCDRMDGGTLAPIDGVEPEPYAPFDPRLERTEDDDVTERLSQLGYIDDNEY
- a CDS encoding GNAT family N-acetyltransferase is translated as MSIEVTTVDDAGRWNELLSETAGAAAFHHTGALEVFEAHSAGTCHRLVGLKGEEPVGLFPVFTMRKGPATAAVSPPPNLKLPYLGPQVLNRQSPKRRRRDKRNRRFVDACLDWLASEHSPNYTSIRTAPGYDDVRPFIWQEYETTPRYTYVVDIDRDPETLLSAFSTDARRNVTDEYDVEYELTEGSIDDIDRIVEQVEQRHAEQDESYPLDAAVVRDLYRSLPEGVVRPYVCRIDGSFTGGVINMEYGDHAVRWVGGAKVSADLPVNDLLDWAYITDAMERDVLTYDLAGANNPRIARFKAKFAPDLVPYYRLENGTRTMSTLSKLYGSLSG